Proteins from a genomic interval of Pseudoruegeria sp. SHC-113:
- a CDS encoding sugar ABC transporter ATP-binding protein encodes MHAETAAKAAPATAPDPAPILALEKITKTFPGVKALSEVDLRLYPGQVTALIGENGAGKSTVVKTLTGIYQPDGGEILVDGIPHRFATAQDAAAAGITAIHQETVLFDELSVAENIFLGHAPRGRFGLIDWAEMQRRAAEILDGIGAQIDPKVRLRDLGIANRHLVAIARALSIDARVVIMDEPTAALSHKEIEELYELVESLKAKGKAILFISHKFDEIFRIADRFTVFRDGQFVGDGRIADITESDLVKMMVGRDVSQIFPARESHIGDEVLQVVGYDHPTEFADIGFTLRRGEILGFYGLVGAGRSEFMQALFGITKPSKGITKIDGTLSAIRSPADAIENGIVYVPEDRGRQGAITDLPIFQNVTLPSLKRTSKNGFLQLAEEFRLTREYTSRLDLRAASLDANVGTLSGGNQQKVVIAKWLATQPKVIILDEPTKGIDIGSKAAVHEFMAELAAQGLAVIMVSSEIPEILGMSDRVIVMREGRIAAELAGEDLAPETLVRHAAGI; translated from the coding sequence ATGCACGCAGAGACCGCCGCGAAAGCCGCCCCGGCCACAGCGCCCGACCCGGCACCGATCCTCGCCCTTGAGAAGATCACCAAGACCTTCCCGGGCGTGAAGGCGCTGTCGGAGGTCGACCTTCGGCTCTATCCCGGCCAGGTGACGGCCTTGATCGGGGAAAACGGGGCCGGCAAATCGACCGTGGTGAAGACGCTGACCGGGATCTACCAGCCCGATGGCGGCGAGATCCTCGTGGATGGCATCCCCCACCGTTTCGCCACGGCGCAAGATGCGGCCGCCGCCGGGATCACCGCGATCCATCAGGAGACCGTGCTCTTTGATGAGCTGTCGGTGGCCGAAAACATCTTTCTCGGCCATGCCCCGCGCGGCCGGTTCGGGCTGATCGACTGGGCCGAGATGCAGCGCCGCGCGGCGGAGATCCTGGACGGCATCGGGGCGCAGATCGATCCCAAGGTCCGCCTGCGCGATCTCGGCATCGCCAACCGCCACTTGGTGGCCATCGCCCGAGCGCTCTCGATCGATGCGCGCGTGGTGATCATGGACGAACCCACCGCCGCGCTCTCGCACAAGGAAATCGAGGAGCTTTACGAGCTTGTCGAAAGCCTGAAGGCCAAGGGCAAGGCGATCCTCTTCATCTCGCATAAATTCGACGAGATCTTCCGCATCGCGGACCGGTTCACCGTGTTCCGGGACGGCCAGTTCGTAGGCGACGGCCGCATCGCCGACATCACCGAGTCCGACCTTGTGAAGATGATGGTCGGCCGGGACGTGAGCCAGATCTTCCCTGCGCGCGAAAGCCATATCGGCGACGAGGTGCTGCAGGTTGTCGGCTACGATCATCCCACCGAATTTGCCGATATCGGCTTCACCCTGCGCCGGGGTGAGATCCTTGGCTTCTACGGGCTTGTCGGGGCCGGGCGCTCGGAATTCATGCAGGCCCTCTTCGGCATCACGAAGCCCAGCAAGGGCATCACCAAGATCGATGGCACGCTTTCGGCCATCCGCTCACCGGCGGATGCGATTGAAAACGGCATCGTCTATGTGCCCGAGGATCGCGGCCGGCAAGGGGCGATCACGGATCTGCCGATCTTCCAGAACGTCACGCTGCCCTCGTTGAAACGGACCTCGAAAAACGGCTTCCTGCAGCTCGCCGAGGAGTTCCGCCTGACGCGTGAATACACCAGCCGCCTCGATCTGCGCGCCGCCTCGCTCGATGCCAACGTGGGCACGCTTTCGGGCGGCAACCAGCAGAAGGTGGTGATCGCGAAATGGCTCGCCACCCAGCCCAAGGTGATCATCCTCGATGAGCCCACCAAGGGGATCGACATCGGCTCCAAGGCCGCCGTGCATGAATTCATGGCCGAACTGGCCGCGCAGGGGCTGGCGGTGATCATGGTCTCCTCCGAAATCCCGGAGATCCTCGGCATGTCCGACCGCGTGATCGTGATGCGCGAAGGGCGCATCGCGGCGGAGCTTGCGGGCGAGGATCTGGCCCCGGAAACGCTTGTCCGCCACGCGGCGGGGATCTGA
- a CDS encoding ABC transporter permease, with protein sequence MLKRLLASREMLLFGAIAALLVLIATRFPGFVAPSNLAGVFNDTAPLILLAIGQMIVILTRCIDLSVAANLALTGMVVAMLNVAAPGLPIVVILIVAILLGTLLGMVNGLLVWKLDIPPIVVTLGTMTIFRGIIFLISDGKWVNSHEMSAAFKALPRAEVLGLPVLSWIAIAAVLIFALVMRRTTLGRAFYAVGGSPHSATYTGINVGRTQFWAFTISGALAGLTGYLWVSRYAVAYVDIAGGFELDVVAACVIGGVSIAGGIGSVAGALLGALFLGVIKNALPVVDISPFWQLAISGSAIIIAVAVNARANREKGRIILKSAEHAA encoded by the coding sequence ATGCTCAAACGCCTTCTGGCTTCCCGCGAAATGCTGCTCTTCGGCGCGATTGCCGCGCTGCTCGTGCTGATCGCCACCCGCTTTCCGGGCTTCGTTGCGCCCTCCAATCTGGCTGGCGTTTTCAATGACACCGCGCCGCTGATCCTGCTGGCCATCGGCCAGATGATCGTGATCCTCACCCGCTGCATCGATCTGTCGGTGGCGGCGAACCTCGCACTTACAGGTATGGTCGTGGCGATGCTCAACGTCGCCGCGCCGGGGCTGCCCATCGTGGTGATCCTGATCGTGGCAATCCTGTTGGGCACGCTTCTGGGCATGGTGAACGGGCTCCTTGTCTGGAAGCTCGACATCCCGCCCATCGTGGTGACGCTGGGCACGATGACGATCTTCCGTGGCATCATCTTCCTGATTTCTGACGGTAAATGGGTCAACAGCCATGAGATGAGCGCCGCCTTCAAGGCGCTGCCTCGGGCCGAGGTGCTTGGCCTGCCCGTGCTGAGCTGGATCGCCATCGCCGCCGTGCTGATCTTCGCCCTTGTGATGCGCCGCACCACTTTGGGCCGGGCCTTCTACGCCGTGGGCGGTAGCCCCCATTCGGCCACCTACACCGGCATCAACGTGGGCCGCACGCAGTTCTGGGCTTTCACCATCTCCGGCGCGCTGGCCGGGCTGACGGGCTACCTCTGGGTCTCGCGCTACGCGGTGGCCTATGTGGACATCGCTGGCGGCTTCGAGCTGGACGTGGTGGCGGCCTGCGTGATCGGCGGAGTGTCGATTGCAGGCGGAATAGGCTCTGTTGCAGGCGCTTTGCTGGGCGCGCTCTTCCTTGGGGTGATCAAGAACGCCCTGCCCGTCGTCGACATTTCCCCCTTCTGGCAACTCGCCATCTCCGGCAGCGCCATCATCATCGCCGTGGCGGTGAATGCCCGCGCCAACCGTGAGAAGGGCCGGATCATCCTCAAATCCGCGGAGCACGCCGCATGA
- a CDS encoding ABC transporter permease, protein MSTTDRFIPDRLQSPLERRLKSWESLLLLVAIAIFIANSFASPYFLNAWNLSDATFNFTEKAMIAFAMALLIISGEIDLSVASIIALASTAMGAAVQLGAGTPVLILVGLGTGLLCGAFNGFLVTRMGLPSIVVTIGTMSLFRGISYIVLGDQAFRGYPADFAFFGQGYVFWVISFEFVLFALLAVIYGVLLHKTNFGRAVYAIGNNPTGALFSGIRVARVKFILFLLTGLMAGVAAICLTSRLGSTRPSIAFGWELEVVTMVVLGGVNILGGSGSIPGVVIAAFVMGLVTFGLGLLNVPGIVMSIVIGALLIGVIALPRLWKMWRG, encoded by the coding sequence ATGAGCACCACCGACCGTTTCATCCCCGACCGCCTGCAAAGCCCGCTAGAGCGCCGCCTGAAAAGCTGGGAAAGCCTGCTGCTGCTCGTCGCCATCGCGATCTTCATCGCCAACAGCTTTGCCTCACCGTACTTCCTCAACGCCTGGAACCTCTCGGACGCGACCTTCAACTTCACCGAGAAGGCGATGATCGCCTTCGCCATGGCGTTGCTGATCATCTCTGGCGAGATCGATCTGTCCGTGGCCTCGATCATCGCGCTGGCCTCCACGGCCATGGGCGCGGCTGTCCAACTGGGGGCGGGCACCCCGGTGCTGATCCTCGTGGGCCTTGGCACGGGCTTGCTGTGCGGCGCGTTCAACGGCTTTCTCGTCACCCGCATGGGGCTGCCCTCCATCGTGGTGACTATCGGCACCATGAGCCTGTTTCGCGGCATCAGCTACATCGTGCTCGGTGATCAGGCCTTCCGCGGCTACCCGGCGGATTTCGCCTTCTTCGGGCAGGGCTACGTGTTCTGGGTGATCTCTTTCGAGTTCGTACTCTTCGCCCTGCTTGCCGTGATCTACGGCGTGCTGCTGCACAAAACGAACTTCGGCCGCGCCGTTTATGCCATCGGCAACAACCCGACGGGCGCGCTTTTCTCCGGGATCCGCGTGGCGCGGGTGAAATTCATCCTCTTCCTGCTCACCGGCCTGATGGCGGGCGTCGCGGCGATCTGCCTGACCTCGCGGCTCGGCTCCACCCGCCCTTCCATCGCCTTCGGCTGGGAACTTGAGGTGGTGACGATGGTGGTGCTCGGCGGCGTGAACATCCTTGGCGGCTCCGGCTCCATCCCCGGCGTGGTGATCGCGGCCTTCGTGATGGGGCTCGTCACCTTCGGGCTTGGCCTGCTGAACGTGCCGGGTATCGTGATGTCCATCGTCATCGGGGCGCTGCTGATCGGGGTGATCGCCCTGCCGCGGCTCTGGAAGATGTGGAGGGGCTGA
- the rhaM gene encoding L-rhamnose mutarotase produces MEKFAFRMRLNPGCEVEYKKRHDEIWPELVALLQEAGISDYSIHLDEETGLLFGVLWREGSHGMDALPDHPVMQRWWAHMADLMEVKPDNEPVAVPLPTVFHMR; encoded by the coding sequence ATGGAGAAATTTGCCTTTCGGATGCGGCTCAATCCGGGCTGCGAGGTCGAATACAAGAAACGCCACGACGAGATCTGGCCCGAACTCGTGGCGCTGCTGCAGGAGGCTGGCATCTCGGACTACTCGATCCATCTGGATGAAGAAACCGGCCTTCTGTTCGGCGTGCTCTGGCGGGAAGGCAGCCACGGGATGGACGCGCTACCCGATCATCCTGTGATGCAGCGTTGGTGGGCGCATATGGCGGACCTCATGGAGGTGAAGCCGGATAATGAGCCCGTCGCCGTGCCGCTTCCTACCGTCTTTCACATGCGCTGA
- a CDS encoding FGGY-family carbohydrate kinase, protein MAGNVAVIDIGKTNAKLALVRRSDLAEIAVLKRPNTVLQGAPYPHFDVDGHWEFILAGLAAFQADHGVSAISITTHGACAALLAADGRLAAPILDYEHTVPDDLAKEYDAIRPNFAETGSPRLGMGLNIGAQLFWQFAQDQSLKSRVVQIVTYPQYWGHRLTGVAATDVTSLGCHTDLWAPREGGFSSLVARLGLEGKIAPPRKPSDVLGPILPAIAARTGLSPETPVLCGIHDSNASLLPHVLRQDAPFGVVSTGTWVIAMAMGGTQLPLDASRDMLINVNAFGDPVPSARFMGGREHDLALQGHRVAADDATIARVLNSGVMLLPALAPESGIFRGHTARWIGEEPAIGTPERTAAVGLYLALVTARCLQGIGQEGPVIVEGPFGRNRAFLQMLSALRPGPVFTSTGQTGTSEGAALLWGQGVPEQALEPAPTPAPEHEDAFRPYAKAWGDHLT, encoded by the coding sequence ATGGCTGGAAACGTCGCCGTCATCGACATCGGCAAGACAAATGCCAAGCTCGCACTGGTGCGCCGCAGCGATCTGGCCGAGATCGCCGTGCTCAAGCGGCCCAACACGGTGCTGCAAGGCGCGCCCTATCCGCATTTCGACGTCGACGGGCATTGGGAATTCATCCTCGCAGGCCTCGCGGCGTTTCAGGCCGACCATGGCGTCAGCGCGATCTCCATCACGACCCACGGCGCCTGCGCGGCGCTGCTAGCGGCGGATGGTCGCCTCGCCGCGCCGATCCTCGATTACGAGCACACCGTGCCGGACGATCTGGCCAAGGAGTATGACGCGATCCGCCCGAATTTCGCCGAGACAGGCTCGCCCCGGCTTGGCATGGGGCTCAACATCGGGGCGCAGCTTTTCTGGCAGTTTGCGCAGGATCAGAGCCTGAAATCGCGCGTTGTGCAGATCGTGACCTACCCGCAGTACTGGGGCCACCGGCTCACCGGCGTGGCCGCGACGGATGTGACCTCGCTGGGGTGCCACACGGATCTCTGGGCCCCGCGCGAGGGCGGGTTTTCCTCGCTCGTGGCGCGGCTGGGGCTTGAAGGCAAGATTGCCCCGCCGCGCAAGCCGAGCGATGTTCTGGGGCCGATCCTGCCTGCGATTGCTGCCCGCACCGGCCTTTCGCCCGAAACGCCTGTGCTGTGCGGGATTCATGATTCCAACGCCTCTCTGCTGCCCCATGTACTGCGGCAGGACGCGCCTTTCGGCGTGGTCAGCACCGGCACATGGGTGATCGCCATGGCCATGGGCGGCACGCAGCTGCCGCTGGATGCCAGCCGCGACATGCTGATCAACGTCAACGCATTCGGCGACCCGGTGCCTTCGGCCCGTTTCATGGGGGGCCGCGAGCATGATCTGGCTTTGCAGGGCCACAGAGTGGCGGCGGATGACGCCACCATCGCGCGCGTGCTGAACAGCGGGGTGATGCTGCTGCCAGCGCTGGCCCCCGAAAGCGGCATCTTCCGGGGCCACACGGCCCGTTGGATCGGAGAGGAACCCGCCATCGGCACGCCGGAGCGCACGGCGGCTGTCGGGCTCTACCTCGCTCTTGTCACCGCGCGCTGCCTGCAGGGCATCGGGCAGGAGGGGCCAGTGATCGTGGAAGGGCCTTTCGGAAGGAACAGAGCCTTTTTGCAGATGCTTTCAGCGCTAAGGCCCGGGCCTGTGTTCACCTCGACGGGCCAGACAGGCACCAGCGAAGGCGCGGCGCTTCTCTGGGGGCAGGGCGTTCCGGAGCAGGCATTGGAGCCAGCGCCCACGCCTGCTCCGGAACACGAAGACGCCTTCCGACCCTATGCAAAAGCTTGGGGCGACCACCTGACCTGA
- a CDS encoding complex I NDUFA9 subunit family protein produces the protein MAKLVTIYGGSGFVGRYIAQRMARQGWRVRVAVRRPNEALFVKPYGAVGQVEPVFCNIRDDASVRQALRGADAVVNCVGILNETGKNKFDSIQAEGAGRIARVAAEEGITTMVQLSAIGADAESESAYSRTKAAGEAAVLKHQPNAVILRPSVIFGPEDGFFNRFASMARLGPILPLVGGETRFQPVYVDDVAAAAEKALTGAAAPGIYELGGPEAATMRKLMEDMLKVIHRRRLIINQPFWVGRILGGIFDMLQFVSFGMFTNGILTRDQVKNLRLDNVVSEDAKGFADLGIEPTAYEAVLPEYLWRFRPSGQYDAIKDSAKNLRA, from the coding sequence ATGGCGAAACTTGTCACCATCTACGGCGGATCGGGCTTTGTGGGCCGCTACATCGCGCAGCGCATGGCGCGGCAGGGCTGGCGGGTGCGGGTGGCTGTGCGCCGCCCCAACGAGGCGCTCTTCGTGAAGCCCTATGGCGCGGTCGGGCAGGTGGAGCCGGTGTTCTGCAACATTCGGGACGATGCTTCTGTGCGGCAGGCACTGCGGGGCGCGGATGCGGTGGTCAACTGTGTCGGCATCCTGAATGAAACCGGCAAAAACAAGTTCGACAGCATTCAGGCCGAAGGGGCCGGGCGCATAGCCCGCGTGGCAGCCGAGGAGGGCATCACCACGATGGTGCAGCTCTCCGCGATCGGCGCGGATGCCGAGAGCGAAAGTGCCTATTCCCGCACCAAGGCTGCCGGCGAGGCTGCCGTGCTCAAGCACCAGCCCAATGCGGTGATCCTGCGTCCCTCGGTGATTTTCGGCCCGGAAGATGGGTTCTTCAACCGTTTCGCCTCCATGGCGCGGCTTGGGCCAATCCTGCCGCTTGTGGGCGGTGAGACGCGTTTTCAGCCGGTCTACGTGGACGATGTGGCCGCCGCCGCCGAGAAGGCGCTCACCGGCGCTGCCGCGCCCGGCATCTACGAGCTGGGCGGGCCGGAAGCCGCGACGATGCGCAAGCTGATGGAGGACATGCTGAAGGTCATCCATCGCCGCCGGCTGATCATCAATCAGCCCTTCTGGGTGGGCCGGATCCTCGGCGGGATCTTCGATATGTTGCAATTCGTGAGCTTCGGGATGTTCACCAATGGCATCCTCACCCGCGATCAGGTGAAGAACCTGCGGCTGGACAACGTGGTGTCTGAAGACGCGAAGGGCTTTGCCGATCTTGGGATAGAGCCGACGGCCTATGAGGCTGTGCTGCCGGAATACCTCTGGCGTTTCCGTCCGTCCGGCCAGTATGACGCCATCAAGGATTCCGCCAAGAACCTGCGCGCCTGA
- a CDS encoding undecaprenyl-diphosphate phosphatase — MSLFHLLLIAIIQGITEFLPVSSSGHLILLPNLTGLADQGQVIDGAVHVGTLAAVMLYFRRDVALMFGGLPRLLTGRIDTDGARLAFLLIVATVPVILFGLFLALTGLDDAMRSIAVIGWTMLGFGLLLYWFDQKGPETKERADWSVRDAVIMGLWQALALIPGTSRSGAAITGARALGYERSDAARLSMLMSIPTIIASGIFIAGGVIAEADAQAARDGAIAALFAFLSALLALSLMMRLLRSVSFTPYVIYRVILGVILLWIAYS; from the coding sequence ATGTCGCTCTTTCATCTGCTGCTTATCGCCATCATTCAGGGAATCACCGAGTTCCTGCCGGTTTCTTCTTCTGGGCACCTGATTCTCTTGCCCAACCTGACGGGCCTCGCGGATCAGGGGCAGGTGATCGACGGCGCGGTGCATGTGGGCACGCTGGCGGCCGTGATGCTCTATTTCCGCCGCGACGTGGCGCTGATGTTCGGCGGGCTGCCCCGGCTCCTCACTGGTCGGATCGACACCGATGGCGCAAGGCTCGCCTTCCTGCTGATCGTGGCCACGGTTCCGGTGATCCTCTTCGGCCTCTTCCTCGCGCTCACCGGGCTTGATGACGCGATGCGCTCCATCGCCGTGATCGGCTGGACGATGCTGGGCTTCGGCCTGCTGCTGTATTGGTTCGACCAGAAGGGCCCGGAAACCAAGGAACGGGCAGACTGGTCCGTGCGCGATGCGGTGATCATGGGGCTCTGGCAGGCGCTGGCGCTGATCCCCGGCACCTCGCGCTCCGGCGCGGCGATCACTGGCGCGCGAGCTTTGGGCTACGAACGCAGCGATGCGGCGCGGCTGTCGATGCTGATGTCGATCCCCACCATCATCGCCTCGGGCATTTTCATCGCGGGCGGCGTGATCGCCGAGGCCGACGCACAGGCCGCGCGCGACGGCGCCATCGCGGCGCTCTTCGCCTTCCTCTCAGCCCTGCTCGCGCTTTCGCTGATGATGCGGTTGCTGCGCTCGGTGAGCTTCACGCCCTATGTGATCTACCGGGTGATCCTCGGCGTGATCCTGCTCTGGATCGCCTACAGCTAG
- a CDS encoding NAD(P)-dependent oxidoreductase: protein MAKQRMLQFVTVERDMPEKRAAEVRNKDFDEIYQEYAAAKAEEQASRCSQCGVPYCQSHCPLHNNIPDWLRLTAEGRLQEAYEVSQATNTFPEICGRICPQDRLCEGNCVIEQSGHGTVTIGSVEKYITDTAWENGWVKPVVPARERAESVGIIGAGPGGLAAADALRRQGVQVTVYDRYDRAGGLLTYGIPGFKLEKPVVMQRIEQLEKGGVSFVLNCNVGEDITFAEIREKHDAVLIATGVYKSRDLGGPGAGAKGIVKALDYLTASNRASFGDVVPEIDSGELYAEGKNVVVIGGGDTAMDCVRTAIRQGAKSVKCLYRRDRANMPGSQREVQNAEEEGVKFEWLTAPKGFTGDAVEGVMVQRMRLGAPDASGRRSPEAIEGEDYIESADLVIKALGFEPEALPTLWGEEALEVTRWGTIKADFRTHETSLPGVYAVGDIVRGASLVVWAIADGREAAESILTHLNASASVAAE from the coding sequence ATGGCTAAGCAGCGAATGCTCCAGTTTGTAACGGTCGAGCGTGACATGCCCGAGAAGCGTGCCGCCGAAGTGCGCAACAAGGACTTCGACGAGATCTATCAGGAATACGCGGCGGCCAAGGCCGAAGAGCAGGCCTCGCGCTGTTCCCAATGCGGTGTGCCCTATTGTCAGAGCCACTGCCCGCTGCACAACAACATTCCCGACTGGCTGCGCTTGACAGCGGAAGGCCGCCTGCAGGAGGCCTATGAAGTCTCGCAGGCGACGAACACCTTTCCCGAGATCTGTGGCCGCATCTGCCCGCAGGATCGCCTCTGCGAAGGAAACTGCGTGATCGAGCAATCCGGCCACGGCACGGTGACGATCGGGTCCGTTGAGAAATACATCACCGATACCGCCTGGGAAAACGGCTGGGTGAAGCCGGTTGTTCCGGCGCGTGAGCGGGCCGAGAGCGTTGGCATTATCGGCGCTGGCCCCGGCGGCCTTGCGGCGGCGGATGCGCTGCGCCGTCAGGGCGTGCAGGTCACCGTCTATGACCGCTACGACCGCGCCGGCGGACTGCTGACCTACGGCATCCCCGGCTTCAAGCTGGAAAAGCCCGTTGTCATGCAGCGGATCGAGCAGCTTGAGAAGGGCGGCGTTTCCTTCGTGCTGAACTGCAACGTGGGCGAAGACATCACCTTTGCCGAGATCCGTGAGAAGCATGATGCGGTGCTGATCGCCACGGGCGTGTATAAATCCCGCGATCTGGGTGGGCCGGGTGCCGGTGCCAAGGGCATCGTGAAGGCGCTCGATTACCTGACCGCCTCCAACCGCGCCTCTTTCGGCGACGTGGTGCCGGAGATCGACTCCGGTGAGCTTTATGCCGAGGGCAAGAATGTTGTCGTCATCGGTGGCGGCGATACCGCGATGGACTGTGTGCGCACCGCGATCCGTCAGGGCGCGAAGAGCGTGAAATGCCTCTACCGTCGGGACCGCGCCAACATGCCGGGCTCCCAGCGCGAAGTGCAGAACGCCGAGGAAGAAGGCGTGAAGTTCGAGTGGCTCACGGCACCGAAAGGCTTCACCGGCGATGCCGTTGAGGGCGTGATGGTGCAGCGCATGCGCCTTGGCGCGCCGGATGCCTCTGGCCGCCGGTCGCCGGAAGCCATCGAGGGCGAAGACTACATCGAGTCCGCCGATCTGGTGATCAAGGCGCTGGGCTTCGAGCCGGAAGCGCTGCCGACGCTCTGGGGCGAAGAGGCGCTGGAAGTGACCCGCTGGGGCACCATCAAGGCCGATTTCCGCACCCACGAAACAAGCCTGCCGGGCGTTTACGCCGTGGGCGACATCGTGCGCGGGGCTTCGCTGGTCGTCTGGGCGATTGCCGATGGCCGCGAGGCTGCGGAGTCGATCCTCACGCATCTGAACGCCTCCGCCTCCGTGGCTGCCGAGTAA